A genome region from Triticum aestivum cultivar Chinese Spring chromosome 2B, IWGSC CS RefSeq v2.1, whole genome shotgun sequence includes the following:
- the LOC123045442 gene encoding extensin, whose translation MGGKAALLVALLAVSLVLEAQAGSGYGGGHAPTPTPVAPPPKHEKPPKGHKPPHHHHHAKPPAASHGPPTHAPAPPTYSPPTPKPTPPAPKPTPPTYAPIPKPPKPSPSPPAYHPTPKPAPPTYKPPTQPKPSPPAYHPTPKPAPPTHKSPTQPKPSPPAYKPAPKVSPPAYHPTPKPAPPTHKPPTQPKPSPPAYKPAPKVSPPAYKPAPKVSPPAYKPAPKVSPPAYKPVPKPSPPAPKPTPPPYKPPTPTPPAYKPPTPSPPPPPYHH comes from the coding sequence ATGGGTGGCAAAGCCGCTCTCCTGGTGGCCCTCCTGGCCGTGAGCCTGGTCCTCGAGGCCCAGGCGGGCAGCGGCTACGGCGGCGGGCACGCCCCCACCCCGACGCCGGTCGCCCCACCCCCCAAGCACGAGAAGCCACCCAAGGGGCACAAGccccctcaccaccaccaccacgccaaaCCACCGGCCGCCTCCCACGGGCCGCCGACGCACGCTCCGGCGCCACCCACCTACAGTCCCCCGACGCCTAAACCTACCCCTCCGGCCCCTAAACCCACACCACCCACCTACGCCCCGATCCCGAAGCCGCCGAAGCCATCTCCCTCGCCTCCGGCGTACCACCCTACGCCCAAGCCTGCACCTCCCACGTACAAACCACCAACCCAACCTAAGCCCTCACCGCCGGCGTACCACCCTACGCCCAAGCCTGCACCTCCCACGCACAAATCACCAACCCAGCCTAAGCCCTCACCGCCGGCGTACAAGCCCGCCCCCAAGGTCTCACCGCCGGCGTACCACCCTACGCCCAAGCCTGCACCTCCCACGCACAAACCACCAACCCAGCCTAAGCCCTCACCGCCGGCGTACAAGCCCGCCCCCAAGGTCTCACCGCCGGCTTACAAGCCAGCCCCCAAGGTCTCACCGCCGGCGTACAAGCCCGCCCCCAAGGTCTCACCGCCGGCGTACAAGCCTGTCCCCAAGCCCTCACCGCCGGCGCCGAAGCCGACTCCACCGCCATACAAGCCCCCGACGCCTACTCCTCCGGCGTACAAGCCCCCCACCCCGAGCCCCCCGCCTCCGCCGTACCACCACTAA